In Blattabacterium cuenoti, the genomic window TTAATACAACATTATTTGCTTTTATATCTTCTTCCAAAAAAATTTCTTCTTTACAAAGAACATAATTTTTTCCCAATAAAGAGAAAGATTTTTTTCCTTTTGTGAAAAACATAAAATCTTTTTTTAATATAGTTTCATTGTTTATAAATATGTCCCATGGATATTGAATATGAATAACTCGTTTTACATGATATGTTTTTTGACATTTATTTAAATATAAAGGAAGAAGATCTTCTTTTTCTGAAAAAAAATTCTTTTTTATAGCAATCATTTTTTCTTTAAAAAAAATGGTTTCATTTTCTTTTAAAGAAAGAAGAATTTTAATTAACTCTTCATTAGGAAGAAATGAAGAATTGATCAAGAATACATTCTCAAAAAATGAATATTTTTTTTTTGAATATTTCTTTGAAAGAAAAGGTTGTGTCATAATATGATTTACATTTTTTCCAATGTATTTTTCCCATCTTTCTTTTATTGTAAATAATCCTAATCGAATTTCTGATACAGGTCTAGTAAGCGTTATAGGAAATAATTTTTTCCATTCTATTCCATCATATAATATGAAATTCATATATATATTTTATAATTTTTTATACTTTTCGTATTTTTTCTTAAACTTTTCTGCAGGACCTGTTTTACCTAAAAATCTCTTTTCCCCAGTAAAAAATGGATGTGAATAACTAGATATTTCCATTTTATATAATGGATAATCACTTCCATCTATATGAATAGAATCTTTTGTTGTAACTGTTGATTTACAAATCAATATTTTTTCGTTATTAATATCTTTAAAAACAACAAGTCTATAATTTTTTGGATGTATTTTTTTTTTCATATTTATTTTTTTTGGAAATTGGAAAACGGTAAATCATTCCATTAATATTCATTCCAGCTCCTAAAGATGCCATGAGAATTATATCTCCAGGTTTAATTTCATGAGGAGGCATTTTTCCTTTAAGAATTAAATCTAATAAAGTAGGAACAGTAGCAACAGAAGAATTTCCAAATTTTTGTATTGTCATAGGCATTATTTTTGAAATAAAATCCTTCCTACTTAGGATATTATAATTATACAATTTCAATAATCTTTTTAAAATAGCATAATCCATTTTAGCATTAGCTTGATGTATGAGAATTTTTTTAATATCCTTAAGATGTAAATTAGCGTGATCAAGTATATTTTTTAGCATATTTGGAACTTCTGTTAACGCATACTCATAAATTCTCCTTCCATTCATTCTAATATTAACTAAAGATCTTTTATAATTGGGATTTAAAGAAGGACCATTAGTCAAATAATATAATTCATCATTATTATCACATTGAGTATCATAATGAATGATCCCATATTTTTCATCTTCTAAATATTCTATAGAAGATAGAACTGCTGCTCCTGCTCCATCTGAAAAAATCATTGCATTTCTATCATGTGGATCTATAACTTTAGATAAAGTTTCAGAACTAGTAATCAATATATTTTTAGCATATTTAGCTTGTAAAAGCTGATCCGAAAGAATCATTCCCTCTATCCATCCTGTACAACCAAAAATCATATCATATGGTCGACATTTTTTATTTTTTATTTGAAGTTTATTTTTTACTTTAGCAGCTATAGAAGGCATAAAATCAGATTGATAAGATATAGGATGAATATCTCCATAATTGTGAGCCGATATGATATAATCTATTTTTTCTTTATTAATTTTAGAATTAACCAAAGCTTTTTTTGCGGCCATAGCCGCTATATCAGAATTAAATAACCCCTTATTTATATACCTTCTTTCCTCTATTTCCGTAATTTTTTGAAATTTATTAATGATTTCTTCATTAGATTTTTTAATTTTTAATCCTCTTTTATCGTAAAATTTTTGTTTTAGAAAATGATCTTTTTTTATGATATTCTTGGGTAAATAATGTCCCGTACCTGTAATGATTGATCGAATCATTTCTTTTCTTTTAATTGAAAAATTAAATCAAATAATAATAAAGTAAAAAAACAATATAAAGAATCATTCTTTTTCTTCTTATTTTTCTTAATTTAAGAAGTAAATTTCAAATATTATGAATAAATATTCTCTTTCTTCAAAAGAAGGAAAATTAAAAAATATGTTTGATCATATTGCTAATAAATACGATTTAATCAATCATATATCATCTTTTGGAATAGATTTTATATGGAGAAAGAAAGTAATTCATTTATTATACAAATTTAGTTT contains:
- a CDS encoding type B 50S ribosomal protein L31, whose protein sequence is MKKKIHPKNYRLVVFKDINNEKILICKSTVTTKDSIHIDGSDYPLYKMEISSYSHPFFTGEKRFLGKTGPAEKFKKKYEKYKKL
- a CDS encoding 3-oxoacyl-ACP synthase III family protein, translating into MIRSIITGTGHYLPKNIIKKDHFLKQKFYDKRGLKIKKSNEEIINKFQKITEIEERRYINKGLFNSDIAAMAAKKALVNSKINKEKIDYIISAHNYGDIHPISYQSDFMPSIAAKVKNKLQIKNKKCRPYDMIFGCTGWIEGMILSDQLLQAKYAKNILITSSETLSKVIDPHDRNAMIFSDGAGAAVLSSIEYLEDEKYGIIHYDTQCDNNDELYYLTNGPSLNPNYKRSLVNIRMNGRRIYEYALTEVPNMLKNILDHANLHLKDIKKILIHQANAKMDYAILKRLLKLYNYNILSRKDFISKIMPMTIQKFGNSSVATVPTLLDLILKGKMPPHEIKPGDIILMASLGAGMNINGMIYRFPISKKNKYEKKNTSKKL